The proteins below come from a single Maridesulfovibrio frigidus DSM 17176 genomic window:
- a CDS encoding sensor domain-containing diguanylate cyclase produces the protein MDTLVLAQPNSVPSYEVSGDSKSLQEFDIYVAEDIERNLTVDDISSGKINWRLTSSRFNIKSTELAYWFCFALVNKSTQPVRKVISLDEPFAEQVILYYRNGNLWHKERAGLDTPLLKRSIDNRNPVFSIKIEPGQSKTFYIKLHSNYGMLTDGIFVDSPSAFLKREQLATACYFFYFGTISALIFYNLFLFISLRDKLYGYYVMHGLCFGAWVMLYSGFDLYLGISELAHYRLNSITNFILVFLALFSRELLQTKLNLPKIDKVLLLIIGVSFLSGIASFININYYQYLNFLALPTYAYFMFVGIYAWVKRIKLSSYYLLSMSFYFVSIILLGLLLMDLVPYSLTTRYAYLGGSMAELTIFSLALAYRVKLLQKQNISYQQELILAEREAKGHLEIEVAHRTSELRQANQELARMAKQDGLTGLANRRLLDERLLLECKRLKRENSVLSVIMCDVDYFKNYNDYYGHQEGDGSLIKVARAIESSLKRPNDLAGRYGGEEFLIILPNTDAKGAVEVAERIMSTVSDMRIEHEKSKISDYLTFSFGVASVTSNEVHLPENIILVADEALYRAKRQGRNQVCN, from the coding sequence ATGGATACTCTAGTATTGGCCCAACCCAACTCTGTGCCATCTTATGAAGTTTCTGGTGATAGTAAGTCTCTCCAAGAATTTGATATTTATGTCGCTGAGGACATTGAAAGAAACTTGACTGTTGATGATATATCATCGGGCAAAATCAATTGGAGGCTGACCTCTTCAAGGTTTAATATAAAATCTACTGAGCTTGCCTACTGGTTTTGTTTTGCTTTGGTAAATAAATCAACTCAGCCTGTCAGAAAGGTCATAAGTCTTGATGAACCTTTCGCGGAACAAGTTATACTATACTATCGTAATGGTAATTTGTGGCACAAAGAACGAGCAGGGCTTGATACTCCTTTGCTCAAACGGTCGATAGACAACAGAAACCCTGTTTTTTCAATTAAGATCGAGCCGGGCCAATCCAAAACTTTCTATATCAAACTTCATTCAAATTACGGAATGCTGACTGATGGCATTTTTGTTGATAGTCCAAGTGCATTTTTGAAACGTGAACAACTGGCGACTGCTTGCTACTTTTTTTACTTTGGAACTATCTCCGCATTGATTTTTTACAATCTATTTTTATTCATTTCTCTGCGCGATAAACTTTATGGCTACTACGTCATGCATGGCTTATGCTTTGGTGCTTGGGTAATGCTTTATAGCGGGTTCGACCTTTATCTTGGTATTAGTGAATTAGCTCATTACCGACTTAACTCAATCACCAATTTTATTCTGGTGTTTCTTGCCTTGTTCAGTAGGGAGTTGCTCCAAACTAAATTAAATCTACCAAAGATAGACAAGGTTTTGCTGCTGATAATTGGGGTGAGCTTTCTTTCTGGGATAGCCAGCTTTATCAATATTAATTATTATCAATACTTAAACTTTCTGGCTCTGCCAACATATGCGTACTTTATGTTTGTGGGAATATACGCTTGGGTGAAGCGCATTAAACTTTCCTCTTACTACTTATTAAGCATGAGCTTTTATTTTGTCTCGATAATCTTGCTTGGGCTACTTCTGATGGATCTTGTTCCTTATAGCCTAACTACCAGATATGCCTATCTGGGTGGATCAATGGCGGAACTGACAATTTTTTCTCTTGCTTTGGCTTACAGGGTAAAGTTGCTACAAAAGCAAAATATATCTTATCAGCAAGAATTAATTCTTGCTGAACGGGAAGCTAAGGGGCACTTGGAAATAGAAGTCGCTCATCGCACTTCGGAACTTAGGCAGGCAAACCAAGAATTAGCACGTATGGCAAAACAAGATGGGCTTACCGGCTTAGCGAACAGGCGACTTTTGGATGAGCGATTGCTACTTGAATGCAAGAGACTGAAGAGAGAAAACAGTGTTTTGTCTGTCATTATGTGTGATGTTGATTACTTTAAAAACTATAATGATTACTATGGCCATCAGGAAGGGGATGGAAGCTTGATTAAGGTCGCACGTGCCATAGAATCTAGCCTTAAGCGTCCTAATGACCTCGCTGGGCGGTACGGCGGGGAAGAGTTTTTGATAATTTTACCAAACACCGATGCAAAGGGCGCAGTCGAGGTTGCAGAACGAATCATGAGTACTGTTTCAGATATGAGAATCGAGCACGAAAAATCTAAGATATCAGATTACCTTACATTTTCTTTCGGTGTGGCTTCAGTGACATCGAACGAAGTACATTTGCCTGAAAATATTATTTTAGTAGCAGACGAGGCTCTATATAGGGCCAAAAGGCAAGGTCGCAATCAAGTTTGCAATTAA